In Clupea harengus chromosome 25, Ch_v2.0.2, whole genome shotgun sequence, one genomic interval encodes:
- the LOC105907510 gene encoding enhancer of polycomb homolog 1-like isoform X1: MSKLSFRARALDASKPLPVFRCEDLPDLHEYASINRAVPQMPTGMEKEEESEHHLQRAISAQQVFGEKKDTMVIPVPEAESDFAYYDSLYAGEFRMPKQLIHIQPFTLEPEQADYDLDTEDETCLLQLQKRLQIGALQFEDMMEKLEKGSGQQLVTLQEARLLLKEDDELIQEVFEYWSRKRRSCKKPSLIPLVKQEKRDGSSTSDPYVAFRRRTEKMQTRKNRKNDEVSYEKMLKLRRDLSRAVSILEMIKRREGEKRDLLQLTLEIVEKRSGMADFGGDIMAEAEAQRVQMKPVYTLPLLPLTNTTQHRDYRGKEKVEVVRQKRKYEKKKQKVLPGPTHHTGPALFNPKDLNQYDFPSSDEEPYTQLLSGSSEAEEENDPDGVFAFRRRAGCQYHAALSQVAGWPWAGLSEGGRGNTRFRYSLTSLTSPRRCLGLARRRVGRGGRVLLDRARSDCDAHSLRQTHTHTQTHTLGILQTDPRSQATASSPTDTHTHSHTHTHTHSSTSSLQQLLLDIQSCRHRHFRPRPPPTPPRQLPAALSRLANGLGAQQGGVSRASASRPAPVITEEQYQQHQEQLVVFHRSLLAQQAGTAPPGPPHKMPSQTLDSASAQFAASALLSSEQLGALKSREDGANASNGLVAPSGVHKGLHHTITSSASSPTPPTHTNNGTPHLHGNAGSPSPAQALVGGALRVGVALSGHLTRPLAVPASALKMAASRQMPRVATTTAAMELDPRENHDQDKPALNSLTDSTVAMEVT, translated from the exons ATGAGTAAATTGTCGTTTCGGGCACGGGCGCTGGATGCTTCCAAGCCACTACCCGTCTTCCGTTGTGAGGACCTACCCGACCTGCACGAATATGCTTCTATTAACCGAGCAGTGCCACAGATGCCGACGGGGatggaaaaagaggaggaatcG gAGCACCATCTCCAGAGGGCCATCTCGGCGCAGCAGGTCTTCGGGGAGAAGAAGGACACCATGGTGATCCCGGTGCCCGAGGCCGAGAGCGACTTCGCCTACTACGACTCCCTCTACGCCGGAGAGTTCCGCATGCCCAAACAGCTCATCCACATCCAGC ccttcaCGTTGGAGCCTGAGCAGGCCGACTATGATCTGGACACGGAGGATGAGACGTGTTTGCTACAGCTGCAGAAGAGACTTCAGATCGGAGCTCTGCAGTTTGAAGACATGATGGAGAAGTTGGAGAAGGGCAGtggacagcag ctggtgaCTCTACAGGAGGCCAGGCTCCTGCTGAAAGAGGATGATGAACTCATCCAGGAAGTGTTTGAGTACTGGAGCAGGAAGAGGCGGAGCTGCAAGAAGCCCTCTCTCATCCCATTGGTCAAGCAGGAGAAGAGGGATGGTTCCAGCACCAGCGACCCGTATGTGGCCTTCAGACGGCGCACAGAGAAGATGCAGACacgcaag aaccGTAAGAATGATGAGGTCTCCTACGAGAAGATGCTGAAGCTGAGGAGAGATCTGAGCAGAGCCGTGTCCATCCTGGAGATGATCAAGAGACgcgagggggagaagagagacctGCTCCAGCTCACACTGGAGATCGTAGagaagag gagtgggATGGCTGATTTTGGAGGAGACATCATGGCTGAAGCAGAGGCCCAGAGAGTTCAGATGAAGCCGGTCTACacactccctcttctccctctgaccaacacaacacagcaccgAGACTACAGgggcaag gagAAAGTGGAGGTTGTCCGTCAGAAGCGGAAATAtgagaagaagaaacagaaggTTCTACCAGGCCCCACCCACCACACAGGCCCCGCCCTCTTTAACCCGAAAGACCTAAACCAGTACGACTTCCCCAGCTCAGACGAGGAGCcttacacacag tTGTTGTCTGGCTCCTCAGAAGCTGAAGAGGAGAATGATCCTGATGGTGTGTTTGCATTCCGAAGGCGAGCGGGCTGCCAGTATCACGct gctctctctcaggTGGCTGGCTGGCCCTGGGCAGGTTTATCTGAAGGGGGGCGGGGCAACACCCGTTTCCGTtactccctcacctctctcacGTCACCACGGCGATGCCTGGGGTTGGCACGGCGACGTGTGGGCAGAGGGGGAAG GGTTCTGCTGGACCGAGCGCGCTCAGACTGTgacgcacactcactcagacaaacacacacacacacacagacacacacattggggATCTTGCAAACAGACCCTCGGTCTCAGGCCACTGCTAGCTCCCCCAccgatacgcacacacactcgcacacacacacacacacacactcttccacctcctcccttcagcagctgctgctggacaTTCAATCCTGTCGCCACAGACACTTCAGGCCACGCCCACCGCCTACACCTCCACGGCAACTGCCTGCTGCCCTCAGCCGATTGGCCAACGGCCTGGGGGCTCAACAAGGGGGAGTTTCCCGAGCCAGTGCATCCCGTcctgctccag tgatAACTGAAGAGCAGTATCAGCAGCATCAGGAGCAGCTGGTGGTGTTCCACAGGTCTCTGCTGGCGCAGCAGGCTGGCACTGCCCCCCCGGGCCCCCCCCACAAGATGCCCTCCCAGACGCTGGACTCCGCCAGCGCCCAGTTCGCTGCCTCCGCACTGCTCTCCTCCGAGCAGCTGGGGGCGCTCAAGAGCAGGGAGGACGGGGCCAACGCCTCCAACGGCCTCGTGGCCCCCTCAG gtgtgcaCAAGGGCTTGCATCACACCATCACCTCGTCTGCTTCGTCTCCCACCCCACCGACGCACACTAACAATGGCACACcgcatctccatggcaacgctgGAAGCCCCTCCCCGGCCCAGGCACTGGTGGGTGGGGCTCTGCGGGTGGGCGTCGCCCTGTCGGGTCACCTGACACGCCCCCTCGCTGTGCCTGCCTCCGCCCTCAAAATGGCCGCCAGTCGTCAGATGCCCCGTGTCGCCACGACAACTGCTGCCATGGAGCTGGACCCCag GGAAAACCACGATCAAGACAAGCCAGCACTCAACAGCTTAACAGACAGTACAGTGGCCATGGAGGTCACGTag
- the LOC105907510 gene encoding enhancer of polycomb homolog 1-like isoform X2, whose amino-acid sequence MVIPVPEAESDFAYYDSLYAGEFRMPKQLIHIQPFTLEPEQADYDLDTEDETCLLQLQKRLQIGALQFEDMMEKLEKGSGQQLVTLQEARLLLKEDDELIQEVFEYWSRKRRSCKKPSLIPLVKQEKRDGSSTSDPYVAFRRRTEKMQTRKNRKNDEVSYEKMLKLRRDLSRAVSILEMIKRREGEKRDLLQLTLEIVEKRSGMADFGGDIMAEAEAQRVQMKPVYTLPLLPLTNTTQHRDYRGKEKVEVVRQKRKYEKKKQKVLPGPTHHTGPALFNPKDLNQYDFPSSDEEPYTQLLSGSSEAEEENDPDGVFAFRRRAGCQYHAALSQVAGWPWAGLSEGGRGNTRFRYSLTSLTSPRRCLGLARRRVGRGGRVLLDRARSDCDAHSLRQTHTHTQTHTLGILQTDPRSQATASSPTDTHTHSHTHTHTHSSTSSLQQLLLDIQSCRHRHFRPRPPPTPPRQLPAALSRLANGLGAQQGGVSRASASRPAPVITEEQYQQHQEQLVVFHRSLLAQQAGTAPPGPPHKMPSQTLDSASAQFAASALLSSEQLGALKSREDGANASNGLVAPSGVHKGLHHTITSSASSPTPPTHTNNGTPHLHGNAGSPSPAQALVGGALRVGVALSGHLTRPLAVPASALKMAASRQMPRVATTTAAMELDPRENHDQDKPALNSLTDSTVAMEVT is encoded by the exons ATGGTGATCCCGGTGCCCGAGGCCGAGAGCGACTTCGCCTACTACGACTCCCTCTACGCCGGAGAGTTCCGCATGCCCAAACAGCTCATCCACATCCAGC ccttcaCGTTGGAGCCTGAGCAGGCCGACTATGATCTGGACACGGAGGATGAGACGTGTTTGCTACAGCTGCAGAAGAGACTTCAGATCGGAGCTCTGCAGTTTGAAGACATGATGGAGAAGTTGGAGAAGGGCAGtggacagcag ctggtgaCTCTACAGGAGGCCAGGCTCCTGCTGAAAGAGGATGATGAACTCATCCAGGAAGTGTTTGAGTACTGGAGCAGGAAGAGGCGGAGCTGCAAGAAGCCCTCTCTCATCCCATTGGTCAAGCAGGAGAAGAGGGATGGTTCCAGCACCAGCGACCCGTATGTGGCCTTCAGACGGCGCACAGAGAAGATGCAGACacgcaag aaccGTAAGAATGATGAGGTCTCCTACGAGAAGATGCTGAAGCTGAGGAGAGATCTGAGCAGAGCCGTGTCCATCCTGGAGATGATCAAGAGACgcgagggggagaagagagacctGCTCCAGCTCACACTGGAGATCGTAGagaagag gagtgggATGGCTGATTTTGGAGGAGACATCATGGCTGAAGCAGAGGCCCAGAGAGTTCAGATGAAGCCGGTCTACacactccctcttctccctctgaccaacacaacacagcaccgAGACTACAGgggcaag gagAAAGTGGAGGTTGTCCGTCAGAAGCGGAAATAtgagaagaagaaacagaaggTTCTACCAGGCCCCACCCACCACACAGGCCCCGCCCTCTTTAACCCGAAAGACCTAAACCAGTACGACTTCCCCAGCTCAGACGAGGAGCcttacacacag tTGTTGTCTGGCTCCTCAGAAGCTGAAGAGGAGAATGATCCTGATGGTGTGTTTGCATTCCGAAGGCGAGCGGGCTGCCAGTATCACGct gctctctctcaggTGGCTGGCTGGCCCTGGGCAGGTTTATCTGAAGGGGGGCGGGGCAACACCCGTTTCCGTtactccctcacctctctcacGTCACCACGGCGATGCCTGGGGTTGGCACGGCGACGTGTGGGCAGAGGGGGAAG GGTTCTGCTGGACCGAGCGCGCTCAGACTGTgacgcacactcactcagacaaacacacacacacacacagacacacacattggggATCTTGCAAACAGACCCTCGGTCTCAGGCCACTGCTAGCTCCCCCAccgatacgcacacacactcgcacacacacacacacacacactcttccacctcctcccttcagcagctgctgctggacaTTCAATCCTGTCGCCACAGACACTTCAGGCCACGCCCACCGCCTACACCTCCACGGCAACTGCCTGCTGCCCTCAGCCGATTGGCCAACGGCCTGGGGGCTCAACAAGGGGGAGTTTCCCGAGCCAGTGCATCCCGTcctgctccag tgatAACTGAAGAGCAGTATCAGCAGCATCAGGAGCAGCTGGTGGTGTTCCACAGGTCTCTGCTGGCGCAGCAGGCTGGCACTGCCCCCCCGGGCCCCCCCCACAAGATGCCCTCCCAGACGCTGGACTCCGCCAGCGCCCAGTTCGCTGCCTCCGCACTGCTCTCCTCCGAGCAGCTGGGGGCGCTCAAGAGCAGGGAGGACGGGGCCAACGCCTCCAACGGCCTCGTGGCCCCCTCAG gtgtgcaCAAGGGCTTGCATCACACCATCACCTCGTCTGCTTCGTCTCCCACCCCACCGACGCACACTAACAATGGCACACcgcatctccatggcaacgctgGAAGCCCCTCCCCGGCCCAGGCACTGGTGGGTGGGGCTCTGCGGGTGGGCGTCGCCCTGTCGGGTCACCTGACACGCCCCCTCGCTGTGCCTGCCTCCGCCCTCAAAATGGCCGCCAGTCGTCAGATGCCCCGTGTCGCCACGACAACTGCTGCCATGGAGCTGGACCCCag GGAAAACCACGATCAAGACAAGCCAGCACTCAACAGCTTAACAGACAGTACAGTGGCCATGGAGGTCACGTag